A stretch of Lactuca sativa cultivar Salinas chromosome 6, Lsat_Salinas_v11, whole genome shotgun sequence DNA encodes these proteins:
- the LOC111890541 gene encoding uncharacterized protein LOC111890541 isoform X2: protein MPLRPSFYIFFNAKGLHVYHFPFNMDITKEREDMEEINHFSHSHPLKLVNMETILGANFDSRGGGGGEEKEKPGVIGCYACQNPISSGFAYGCTQCRHFMHKKCSQVAAVLNLPSIYEHPLTIARKAEADAIKEAGRIKIEHNGHPQHILTLQLRSASFRCDACNTKDEGFFYLCDSCDFMIHKTCASLAPTIQLPHHPNHELVLIYSLPEKVFKFAYYCEFCSIYIRRNDWLYHCANCRYFAHIKCALTAEQPCIQRDGPSTSTVDEDENGLLHFPMLDEFTDPLKLLHSEKLTQDDDDEKTEHQHWSHEHPLILHVQPQPNSMSDCSDPIEVCHGCVQPLSLPYYSCKDGCSFALHKYCAELPLKLQHPLHPDHSLVLINTWGHEKHNECNGCYSDGNTFLYRCETCKFYLDVNCAFLPRTIKHKSHKHPLIQVIDPRPLCNACDMWSEGISYACKACSFILGMHCAMRSPYSLGHRYCKGHEIPLTYPPVMDHPEDFFCDMRMKCTPNSPSIIVAIAKILFTVNALVESIIIQTFSKKAP, encoded by the exons ATGCCTCTTCGTCCCtcattttatattttctttaacGCTAAGGGTTTACATGTCTACCACTTTCCATTTAATATGGATATCACAAAAGAGAGAGAAGATATGGAAGagattaatcattttagtcatagcCATCCGTTAAAGTTGGTCAACATGGAGACAATTCTAGGTGCTAATTTTGATAgccgtggtggtggtggtggtgaagagaAAGAGAAACCAGGTGTAATTGGTTGCTATGCATGTCAAAACCCTATATCAAGTGGCTTTGCATATGGTTGCACTCAATGTCGTCATTTTATGCATAAAAAATGCTCACAAGTTGCGGCTGTTCTCAATCTTCCTTCGATATATGAGCATCCTCTAACG ATTGCTCGCAAGGCAGAAGCTGATGCTATCAAGGAGGCGGGAAGGATCAAGATTGAACACAATGGCCATCCACAACACATTTTAACCCTCCAATTAAGGTCTGCTTCATTTCGGTGTGATGCTTGCAACACTAAGGATGAAGGCTTCTTCTATCTTTGTGATAGTTGTGATTTCATGATCCACAAGACTTGTGCTTCCTTAGCACCTACAATCCAACTACCCCATCACCCCAATCACGAACTTGTTCTCATCTATTCGCTTCCAGAAAAAGTCTTTAAATTTGCATATTATTGTGAATTTTGCAGCATATACATCCGACGGAATGACTGGCTGTATCATTGTGCCAACTGTAGATATTTTGCCCATATCAAGTGTGCCCTAACTGCAGAACAACCTTGTATTCAAAG AGATGGTCCGAGTACTTCTACAGTTGATGAGGATGAAAATGGCTTGCTACATTTTCCCATGTTAGATGAATTTACAGATCCATTAAAACTACTACATTCTGAAAAATTGActcaagatgatgatgatgaaaaaaCTGAGCATCAGCATTGGAGTCATGAACATCCATTAATCCTTCATGTCCAACCTCAACCTAACAGCATGTCTGATTGTAGTGATCCAATAGAGGTATGTCACGGGTGTGTACAACCCCTCTCCCTTCCGTACTATAGTTGCAAAGATGGATGTTCTTTCGCTCTCCACAAATATTGTGCCGAGTTACCACTCAAATTACAACATCCACTTCACCCAGATCATTCACTTGTCTTGATAAACACATGGGGGCATGAAAAGCACAATGAATGCAATGGCTGTTATAGCGATGGCAACACATTTTTATACAGATGTGAAACTTGCAAGTTCTACCTTGATGTCAACTGTGCATTTCTACCCAGAACCATCAAACATAAATCCCACAAGCATCCTCTTATCCAAGTTATTGATCCTCGACCACTTTGTAACGCTTGCGACATGTGGTCTGAGGGTATAAGCTATGCTTGTAAGGCTTGTAGCTTCATATTAGGCATGCATTGTGCAATGAGGTCGCCATATTCCCTTGGTCATAGGTATTGCAAAGGACATGAAATTCCATTGACGTATCCCCCGGTCATGGATCATCCTGAAGATTTCTTTTGTGATATGAGAATGAAATGCACCCCAAATTCCCCCTCTATTATTGTGGCAATTGCAAAAATTCttttcaccgtcaatgcattagTCGAATCGATTATTAttcaaacattttcaaagaagGCACCTTGA
- the LOC111890541 gene encoding uncharacterized protein LOC111890541 isoform X4, whose protein sequence is MPLRPSFYIFFNAKGLHVYHFPFNMDITKEREDMEEINHFSHSHPLKLVNMETILGANFDSRGGGGGEEKEKPGVIGCYACQNPISSGFAYGCTQCRHFMHKKCSQVAAVLNLPSIYEHPLTIARKAEADAIKEAGRIKIEHNGHPQHILTLQLSIYIRRNDWLYHCANCRYFAHIKCALTAEQPCIQRDGPSTSTVDEDENGLLHFPMLDEFTDPLKLLHSEKLTQDDDDEKTEHQHWSHEHPLILHVQPQPNSMSDCSDPIEVCHGCVQPLSLPYYSCKDGCSFALHKYCAELPLKLQHPLHPDHSLVLINTWGHEKHNECNGCYSDGNTFLYRCETCKFYLDVNCAFLPRTIKHKSHKHPLIQVIDPRPLCNACDMWSEGISYACKACSFILGMHCAMRSPYSLGHRYCKGHEIPLTYPPVMDHPEDFFCDMRMKCTPNSPSIIVAIAKILFTVNALVESIIIQTFSKKAP, encoded by the exons ATGCCTCTTCGTCCCtcattttatattttctttaacGCTAAGGGTTTACATGTCTACCACTTTCCATTTAATATGGATATCACAAAAGAGAGAGAAGATATGGAAGagattaatcattttagtcatagcCATCCGTTAAAGTTGGTCAACATGGAGACAATTCTAGGTGCTAATTTTGATAgccgtggtggtggtggtggtgaagagaAAGAGAAACCAGGTGTAATTGGTTGCTATGCATGTCAAAACCCTATATCAAGTGGCTTTGCATATGGTTGCACTCAATGTCGTCATTTTATGCATAAAAAATGCTCACAAGTTGCGGCTGTTCTCAATCTTCCTTCGATATATGAGCATCCTCTAACG ATTGCTCGCAAGGCAGAAGCTGATGCTATCAAGGAGGCGGGAAGGATCAAGATTGAACACAATGGCCATCCACAACACATTTTAACCCTCCAATTAAG CATATACATCCGACGGAATGACTGGCTGTATCATTGTGCCAACTGTAGATATTTTGCCCATATCAAGTGTGCCCTAACTGCAGAACAACCTTGTATTCAAAG AGATGGTCCGAGTACTTCTACAGTTGATGAGGATGAAAATGGCTTGCTACATTTTCCCATGTTAGATGAATTTACAGATCCATTAAAACTACTACATTCTGAAAAATTGActcaagatgatgatgatgaaaaaaCTGAGCATCAGCATTGGAGTCATGAACATCCATTAATCCTTCATGTCCAACCTCAACCTAACAGCATGTCTGATTGTAGTGATCCAATAGAGGTATGTCACGGGTGTGTACAACCCCTCTCCCTTCCGTACTATAGTTGCAAAGATGGATGTTCTTTCGCTCTCCACAAATATTGTGCCGAGTTACCACTCAAATTACAACATCCACTTCACCCAGATCATTCACTTGTCTTGATAAACACATGGGGGCATGAAAAGCACAATGAATGCAATGGCTGTTATAGCGATGGCAACACATTTTTATACAGATGTGAAACTTGCAAGTTCTACCTTGATGTCAACTGTGCATTTCTACCCAGAACCATCAAACATAAATCCCACAAGCATCCTCTTATCCAAGTTATTGATCCTCGACCACTTTGTAACGCTTGCGACATGTGGTCTGAGGGTATAAGCTATGCTTGTAAGGCTTGTAGCTTCATATTAGGCATGCATTGTGCAATGAGGTCGCCATATTCCCTTGGTCATAGGTATTGCAAAGGACATGAAATTCCATTGACGTATCCCCCGGTCATGGATCATCCTGAAGATTTCTTTTGTGATATGAGAATGAAATGCACCCCAAATTCCCCCTCTATTATTGTGGCAATTGCAAAAATTCttttcaccgtcaatgcattagTCGAATCGATTATTAttcaaacattttcaaagaagGCACCTTGA
- the LOC111890541 gene encoding uncharacterized protein LOC111890541 isoform X1, protein MPLRPSFYIFFNAKGLHVYHFPFNMDITKEREDMEEINHFSHSHPLKLVNMETILGANFDSRGGGGGEEKEKPGVIGCYACQNPISSGFAYGCTQCRHFMHKKCSQVAAVLNLPSIYEHPLTVFDFGYTKSASWSCYVCRNQCKIKGFCYCYSTHTVFNACIDCCLIEIARKAEADAIKEAGRIKIEHNGHPQHILTLQLRSASFRCDACNTKDEGFFYLCDSCDFMIHKTCASLAPTIQLPHHPNHELVLIYSLPEKVFKFAYYCEFCSIYIRRNDWLYHCANCRYFAHIKCALTAEQPCIQRDGPSTSTVDEDENGLLHFPMLDEFTDPLKLLHSEKLTQDDDDEKTEHQHWSHEHPLILHVQPQPNSMSDCSDPIEVCHGCVQPLSLPYYSCKDGCSFALHKYCAELPLKLQHPLHPDHSLVLINTWGHEKHNECNGCYSDGNTFLYRCETCKFYLDVNCAFLPRTIKHKSHKHPLIQVIDPRPLCNACDMWSEGISYACKACSFILGMHCAMRSPYSLGHRYCKGHEIPLTYPPVMDHPEDFFCDMRMKCTPNSPSIIVAIAKILFTVNALVESIIIQTFSKKAP, encoded by the exons ATGCCTCTTCGTCCCtcattttatattttctttaacGCTAAGGGTTTACATGTCTACCACTTTCCATTTAATATGGATATCACAAAAGAGAGAGAAGATATGGAAGagattaatcattttagtcatagcCATCCGTTAAAGTTGGTCAACATGGAGACAATTCTAGGTGCTAATTTTGATAgccgtggtggtggtggtggtgaagagaAAGAGAAACCAGGTGTAATTGGTTGCTATGCATGTCAAAACCCTATATCAAGTGGCTTTGCATATGGTTGCACTCAATGTCGTCATTTTATGCATAAAAAATGCTCACAAGTTGCGGCTGTTCTCAATCTTCCTTCGATATATGAGCATCCTCTAACGGTATTCGATTTCGGATATACAAAATCCGCATCCTGGTCGTGTTATGTTTGTCGCAATCAATGTAAAATTAAGGGGTTTTGTTATTGCTATAGCACTCACACTGTATTTAATGCTTGCATCGATTGTTGTCTTATTGAGATTGCTCGCAAGGCAGAAGCTGATGCTATCAAGGAGGCGGGAAGGATCAAGATTGAACACAATGGCCATCCACAACACATTTTAACCCTCCAATTAAGGTCTGCTTCATTTCGGTGTGATGCTTGCAACACTAAGGATGAAGGCTTCTTCTATCTTTGTGATAGTTGTGATTTCATGATCCACAAGACTTGTGCTTCCTTAGCACCTACAATCCAACTACCCCATCACCCCAATCACGAACTTGTTCTCATCTATTCGCTTCCAGAAAAAGTCTTTAAATTTGCATATTATTGTGAATTTTGCAGCATATACATCCGACGGAATGACTGGCTGTATCATTGTGCCAACTGTAGATATTTTGCCCATATCAAGTGTGCCCTAACTGCAGAACAACCTTGTATTCAAAG AGATGGTCCGAGTACTTCTACAGTTGATGAGGATGAAAATGGCTTGCTACATTTTCCCATGTTAGATGAATTTACAGATCCATTAAAACTACTACATTCTGAAAAATTGActcaagatgatgatgatgaaaaaaCTGAGCATCAGCATTGGAGTCATGAACATCCATTAATCCTTCATGTCCAACCTCAACCTAACAGCATGTCTGATTGTAGTGATCCAATAGAGGTATGTCACGGGTGTGTACAACCCCTCTCCCTTCCGTACTATAGTTGCAAAGATGGATGTTCTTTCGCTCTCCACAAATATTGTGCCGAGTTACCACTCAAATTACAACATCCACTTCACCCAGATCATTCACTTGTCTTGATAAACACATGGGGGCATGAAAAGCACAATGAATGCAATGGCTGTTATAGCGATGGCAACACATTTTTATACAGATGTGAAACTTGCAAGTTCTACCTTGATGTCAACTGTGCATTTCTACCCAGAACCATCAAACATAAATCCCACAAGCATCCTCTTATCCAAGTTATTGATCCTCGACCACTTTGTAACGCTTGCGACATGTGGTCTGAGGGTATAAGCTATGCTTGTAAGGCTTGTAGCTTCATATTAGGCATGCATTGTGCAATGAGGTCGCCATATTCCCTTGGTCATAGGTATTGCAAAGGACATGAAATTCCATTGACGTATCCCCCGGTCATGGATCATCCTGAAGATTTCTTTTGTGATATGAGAATGAAATGCACCCCAAATTCCCCCTCTATTATTGTGGCAATTGCAAAAATTCttttcaccgtcaatgcattagTCGAATCGATTATTAttcaaacattttcaaagaagGCACCTTGA
- the LOC111890541 gene encoding uncharacterized protein LOC111890541 isoform X3 gives MPLRPSFYIFFNAKGLHVYHFPFNMDITKEREDMEEINHFSHSHPLKLVNMETILGANFDSRGGGGGEEKEKPGVIGCYACQNPISSGFAYGCTQCRHFMHKKCSQVAAVLNLPSIYEHPLTVFDFGYTKSASWSCYVCRNQCKIKGFCYCYSTHTVFNACIDCCLIEIARKAEADAIKEAGRIKIEHNGHPQHILTLQLSIYIRRNDWLYHCANCRYFAHIKCALTAEQPCIQRDGPSTSTVDEDENGLLHFPMLDEFTDPLKLLHSEKLTQDDDDEKTEHQHWSHEHPLILHVQPQPNSMSDCSDPIEVCHGCVQPLSLPYYSCKDGCSFALHKYCAELPLKLQHPLHPDHSLVLINTWGHEKHNECNGCYSDGNTFLYRCETCKFYLDVNCAFLPRTIKHKSHKHPLIQVIDPRPLCNACDMWSEGISYACKACSFILGMHCAMRSPYSLGHRYCKGHEIPLTYPPVMDHPEDFFCDMRMKCTPNSPSIIVAIAKILFTVNALVESIIIQTFSKKAP, from the exons ATGCCTCTTCGTCCCtcattttatattttctttaacGCTAAGGGTTTACATGTCTACCACTTTCCATTTAATATGGATATCACAAAAGAGAGAGAAGATATGGAAGagattaatcattttagtcatagcCATCCGTTAAAGTTGGTCAACATGGAGACAATTCTAGGTGCTAATTTTGATAgccgtggtggtggtggtggtgaagagaAAGAGAAACCAGGTGTAATTGGTTGCTATGCATGTCAAAACCCTATATCAAGTGGCTTTGCATATGGTTGCACTCAATGTCGTCATTTTATGCATAAAAAATGCTCACAAGTTGCGGCTGTTCTCAATCTTCCTTCGATATATGAGCATCCTCTAACGGTATTCGATTTCGGATATACAAAATCCGCATCCTGGTCGTGTTATGTTTGTCGCAATCAATGTAAAATTAAGGGGTTTTGTTATTGCTATAGCACTCACACTGTATTTAATGCTTGCATCGATTGTTGTCTTATTGAGATTGCTCGCAAGGCAGAAGCTGATGCTATCAAGGAGGCGGGAAGGATCAAGATTGAACACAATGGCCATCCACAACACATTTTAACCCTCCAATTAAG CATATACATCCGACGGAATGACTGGCTGTATCATTGTGCCAACTGTAGATATTTTGCCCATATCAAGTGTGCCCTAACTGCAGAACAACCTTGTATTCAAAG AGATGGTCCGAGTACTTCTACAGTTGATGAGGATGAAAATGGCTTGCTACATTTTCCCATGTTAGATGAATTTACAGATCCATTAAAACTACTACATTCTGAAAAATTGActcaagatgatgatgatgaaaaaaCTGAGCATCAGCATTGGAGTCATGAACATCCATTAATCCTTCATGTCCAACCTCAACCTAACAGCATGTCTGATTGTAGTGATCCAATAGAGGTATGTCACGGGTGTGTACAACCCCTCTCCCTTCCGTACTATAGTTGCAAAGATGGATGTTCTTTCGCTCTCCACAAATATTGTGCCGAGTTACCACTCAAATTACAACATCCACTTCACCCAGATCATTCACTTGTCTTGATAAACACATGGGGGCATGAAAAGCACAATGAATGCAATGGCTGTTATAGCGATGGCAACACATTTTTATACAGATGTGAAACTTGCAAGTTCTACCTTGATGTCAACTGTGCATTTCTACCCAGAACCATCAAACATAAATCCCACAAGCATCCTCTTATCCAAGTTATTGATCCTCGACCACTTTGTAACGCTTGCGACATGTGGTCTGAGGGTATAAGCTATGCTTGTAAGGCTTGTAGCTTCATATTAGGCATGCATTGTGCAATGAGGTCGCCATATTCCCTTGGTCATAGGTATTGCAAAGGACATGAAATTCCATTGACGTATCCCCCGGTCATGGATCATCCTGAAGATTTCTTTTGTGATATGAGAATGAAATGCACCCCAAATTCCCCCTCTATTATTGTGGCAATTGCAAAAATTCttttcaccgtcaatgcattagTCGAATCGATTATTAttcaaacattttcaaagaagGCACCTTGA